In Candidatus Hydrogenedentota bacterium, a genomic segment contains:
- the udk gene encoding uridine kinase: MADPAPRPKVAGIAGGSGSGKTTLTAALLNALPGRAVLLQHDWYYRDQAGVPAAERDARNYDHPDAQETDLLADHLAALRRGESIAAPQYDFATHTRKPESLALAPRPLVVVEGINTLAAPALRAMFDVTVFVDAPADIRFIRRLQRDVVERGRTVESVVRQYLEQVRPMHERFVEPCRETADLVLSGEADPVASARRILAALGLAE, translated from the coding sequence ATGGCTGACCCCGCGCCGCGACCGAAAGTGGCCGGCATTGCGGGTGGTTCCGGCTCGGGGAAGACCACGCTCACCGCGGCGTTGTTGAACGCGTTGCCGGGGCGGGCCGTGCTCCTCCAACACGACTGGTATTACCGAGATCAGGCCGGCGTACCGGCCGCGGAACGTGACGCCCGCAATTACGACCATCCCGACGCACAGGAAACCGATCTGCTCGCCGATCACCTGGCGGCCCTCCGGCGTGGCGAATCCATCGCCGCGCCCCAGTACGATTTCGCCACCCACACCCGCAAGCCGGAATCGCTTGCGTTAGCCCCGCGGCCTCTGGTCGTGGTGGAGGGGATAAACACGCTTGCCGCGCCCGCCCTGCGCGCCATGTTCGACGTCACGGTCTTTGTCGATGCCCCCGCGGATATCCGTTTTATCCGGCGTCTCCAGCGCGATGTCGTCGAGCGCGGCCGAACCGTCGAAAGCGTGGTCAGGCAATATCTCGAGCAGGTCCGCCCCATGCACGAGCGTTTCGTGGAGCCCTGCCGGGAAACCGCCGACCTCGTGCTGTCCGGCGAAGCCGATCCAGTCGCGTCCGCCCGGCGCATCCTGGCCGCGCTCGGCCTCGCGGAGTAA
- the pepE gene encoding dipeptidase PepE: MRLLLLSNSTMPGEPWLGWARPHLDRFLADAGEILFLPFAAADFSYDEYTARLAGALPDRRVVGAHTLADPAASLARARALVAGGGNTFCLLRRCQDLGLLGPMRAAVEAGARFAGWSAGANLACPTIKTTNDMPIVETAGLDALGLVPFQINPHFTEATIPGHGGESRAQRLREFVQQNPGCPVLALPEGMFVEVDGQQRRLGGAGEALWFTSDEPPRSLQPGPLPC; encoded by the coding sequence ATGCGCCTCCTGCTCCTCAGCAATTCGACGATGCCGGGAGAACCCTGGCTCGGGTGGGCGCGCCCCCACCTCGATCGGTTTCTCGCGGATGCGGGCGAAATCCTCTTTCTGCCCTTCGCCGCTGCGGATTTCTCCTACGACGAATACACCGCCCGCCTCGCCGGAGCCCTCCCCGACCGCCGGGTTGTCGGAGCGCACACCCTGGCGGATCCGGCCGCCAGCCTCGCGCGCGCGCGCGCCCTGGTCGCCGGTGGCGGCAACACATTCTGCCTGCTCCGGCGCTGCCAGGATCTTGGCCTGCTCGGCCCTATGCGCGCCGCCGTGGAAGCCGGCGCGCGCTTCGCGGGCTGGAGCGCCGGCGCGAACCTCGCCTGCCCCACCATCAAGACCACCAACGACATGCCCATCGTGGAAACGGCCGGGCTGGACGCCCTGGGACTCGTACCGTTCCAGATCAATCCCCACTTCACCGAAGCCACCATTCCGGGGCACGGCGGCGAATCGCGCGCGCAGCGCCTCCGCGAGTTCGTGCAACAGAATCCCGGTTGCCCCGTGCTGGCCCTGCCCGAGGGCATGTTCGTCGAAGTGGACGGCCAGCAGCGGCGTCTGGGCGGCGCCGGCGAGGCGCTCTGGTTCACTTCGGACGAGCCGCCCCGGTCCCTTCAGCCCGGCCCGCTGCCCTGCTGA
- a CDS encoding glycosyltransferase family 2 protein produces the protein MRKLIIQIPCYNEEASLPVTLQALPRVVPGFDTVEWLVIDDGSTDATASVARAHGADHVLRLTVHRGLARAFTAGLDFCIKAGADVIVNTDADNQYHAEDIPVLLAPILSGEAEFVVGARPIADIQHFSFSKKLLQWLGSWVVRMASNTDVPDAPSGFRAMTREAAMGLNVFGSYTYTLETVIQAGRKNMAITSVPIRTNRDMRPSRLVKSPWHYVQMSMVTTVRIFMTYRPFRFFALPGAMCFALAMIPSVRYVYLHATGAGGGNLPSLIAAAILFSASFVLIVSGFLAELSGVNRQLLEEIRWRLREREYEEHQRRKREQDQQGSGPG, from the coding sequence GTGCGAAAACTGATCATCCAGATACCGTGCTACAACGAGGAGGCGTCGCTGCCGGTGACGTTGCAGGCGCTGCCGCGGGTGGTCCCCGGTTTTGACACGGTGGAGTGGCTGGTCATCGACGATGGATCGACGGACGCGACGGCGTCGGTGGCCCGGGCGCACGGCGCGGATCACGTGTTGCGCCTGACGGTGCACCGTGGACTGGCGCGGGCGTTCACGGCGGGCCTGGATTTCTGCATCAAGGCGGGCGCGGACGTCATTGTAAACACCGACGCGGACAACCAGTACCATGCGGAGGATATCCCGGTGCTGCTGGCGCCGATCCTGTCGGGCGAGGCGGAATTTGTGGTGGGGGCGCGCCCGATTGCGGACATCCAGCACTTTTCCTTTTCAAAGAAGCTGCTGCAATGGCTGGGATCGTGGGTGGTGCGCATGGCGAGCAATACGGATGTGCCGGACGCGCCGAGCGGGTTCCGGGCGATGACGCGGGAGGCGGCGATGGGGCTGAATGTATTCGGGAGCTATACGTACACGCTGGAGACGGTGATCCAGGCCGGGCGGAAAAACATGGCGATTACGTCGGTTCCGATCCGGACGAACCGCGACATGCGCCCTTCGCGCCTGGTGAAGAGTCCCTGGCATTACGTGCAGATGTCCATGGTCACGACGGTGCGGATTTTCATGACGTACCGGCCGTTTCGATTCTTTGCGCTGCCGGGCGCAATGTGTTTTGCGCTGGCGATGATCCCGAGCGTCCGGTATGTCTACCTGCACGCCACGGGCGCGGGCGGGGGAAATCTTCCGTCGCTTATTGCGGCGGCGATCCTGTTTTCGGCGAGTTTCGTGCTGATCGTGTCGGGTTTCCTGGCGGAATTGAGCGGGGTGAACCGCCAGTTGCTGGAGGAGATTCGCTGGCGGCTTCGGGAGCGGGAGTATGAGGAACACCAGCGGCGGAAGCGCGAGCAGGATCAGCAGGGCAGCGGGCCGGGCTGA
- a CDS encoding response regulator — protein MESKQSFSTSEVAKYCHVTADTIRKWAEAGRIHVFKTPGGHRRIRRDDLVRFLRENKIPIHEDLDNAGIRVLVVDDEKAVVSVIRRFLERSQTPFQIEVALDGFEAGHQVATFRPNVIFLDLRLPGMDGFEVCRRIKADPETAGSHIIAMTGYYEGDVAQRIVDIGAAMLLQKPFTPDDLRRALAKVGVEVV, from the coding sequence ATGGAATCCAAACAATCCTTCAGTACATCCGAAGTGGCCAAGTATTGCCACGTGACCGCCGATACCATCCGGAAATGGGCGGAAGCCGGGCGCATACATGTCTTCAAAACCCCCGGCGGCCACCGCCGCATCCGGCGCGACGACCTCGTTCGCTTTCTGCGCGAAAACAAGATCCCCATACACGAGGATCTGGACAACGCCGGCATCCGCGTGCTGGTGGTCGATGACGAAAAGGCCGTCGTCTCCGTTATCCGCCGCTTTCTGGAGCGATCGCAGACGCCGTTCCAGATTGAGGTGGCGCTCGACGGATTCGAGGCGGGGCACCAGGTCGCCACCTTCCGCCCCAACGTCATCTTCCTCGACCTGCGCCTGCCCGGAATGGATGGTTTCGAAGTCTGCCGCCGGATCAAGGCGGACCCCGAGACCGCCGGAAGCCACATTATCGCCATGACCGGGTACTACGAAGGCGATGTCGCCCAGCGGATTGTCGATATCGGGGCCGCCATGCTCCTGCAGAAGCCATTCACGCCGGACGATCTCCGCCGCGCGCTGGCCAAGGTGGGGGTGGAAGTGGTCTGA
- a CDS encoding inorganic pyrophosphatase: MGDSSADNGGSNRLTRESTGLFRAHPWHGIHIGPESPDLINAYIEILPTDTVKYELDKVTGLLRIDRPQRFSNVCPELYGFIPQTYCSDHVAEFCRMKTGRADIVGDGDPLDVCVLTEKHIAHVNIYMRVHPIGGLRMLDGDEADDKIIAILHGDPSYGYWQDISQCPSMLVERLRHYFLTYKQAPDAMHKACEITHVYGAEEAKEVIRRSHADYLVRYRHLAEELEATFSASLDT; this comes from the coding sequence ATGGGCGACTCGTCGGCGGATAACGGCGGCAGCAATCGTTTGACCAGGGAATCGACGGGGCTTTTCCGCGCCCACCCCTGGCACGGGATCCACATTGGCCCGGAATCGCCGGACCTGATCAACGCCTATATCGAGATCCTGCCGACGGATACGGTGAAGTACGAGCTGGACAAGGTTACCGGCCTGCTGCGCATCGATCGCCCGCAGCGCTTTTCCAACGTGTGCCCGGAATTGTACGGATTTATCCCGCAGACCTACTGCAGCGATCATGTGGCGGAATTCTGCCGGATGAAGACGGGGCGCGCGGATATCGTGGGCGACGGCGATCCGCTGGATGTGTGCGTGCTTACGGAGAAGCACATCGCGCATGTGAACATTTATATGCGCGTGCACCCGATCGGCGGCCTGCGCATGTTGGACGGGGACGAGGCGGACGACAAGATCATCGCGATCCTGCATGGGGACCCGAGCTACGGGTACTGGCAGGACATCTCACAGTGCCCCTCGATGCTGGTGGAGCGCCTGCGGCACTATTTCCTGACGTACAAACAGGCTCCGGACGCGATGCACAAGGCGTGCGAGATCACGCACGTCTACGGGGCGGAGGAGGCTAAGGAGGTGATCCGCCGGAGCCACGCGGACTACCTGGTCCGGTACCGCCACCTTGCGGAGGAACTGGAGGCCACGTTCTCGGCCAGCCTGGATACGTGA
- a CDS encoding carbamoyltransferase, whose translation MNILGISAYYHDSAACLVQDGQIRSAAQEERFTRIKHDASFPENAVAWCLEEAGLQPGDIDFVAFYDKPFLKFERILQTHLAFAPKGFRAFLMAIPLWIREKIWIKDHIAQSTGYGGPILFPEHHESHAASAFYPSPFDRAAFLTIDGVGEWTTTSYGVGEGNHIAMHGEIHFPHSLGLLYSAFTYYTGFKVNSGEYKVMGLAPYGEPKYAQTILDELIDLREDGSFQMNMNYFNYCAGLTMTNRRFDDLFGGPPRKQESRLTQREMDLARSVQEVTEEAMLRMGRHVHRETGCENLCLAGGVALNCVANGRLLREGPFDRLWIQPAAGDAGGAIGAALYAWHQHQGKPRTAGPTDSQRGSYLGPHYSSEDIRAWLDAQGYPYTRIEDEDAFSQSVAQRIADEKVVGWFQGPMEFGPRALGGRSILGDPRSPRMQETMNLKIKFRESFRPFAPSVLAEDIAEYFEQDCESPYMLLVAGVREELRKPMTETEQALFGIDKLNVCRSTIPAVTHVDYSARIQTVHEDTNPRYHRLLTAFKALTGCAVLINTSFNVRGEPIVCTPQDAYRCFMRTNMDCLVLEDCILEKAAQPPLEDDVDWRAQFELD comes from the coding sequence GTGAATATACTCGGAATCTCCGCCTATTACCACGATAGCGCCGCCTGCCTCGTCCAGGACGGTCAAATTCGCTCGGCGGCCCAGGAAGAACGCTTCACCCGCATCAAGCACGACGCCTCCTTCCCGGAAAACGCCGTCGCCTGGTGCCTCGAAGAGGCCGGACTTCAGCCCGGCGACATCGATTTCGTCGCCTTCTACGACAAGCCTTTCCTCAAGTTCGAGCGCATCCTGCAAACCCACCTCGCCTTCGCGCCGAAAGGCTTCCGCGCCTTCCTCATGGCCATCCCGCTCTGGATCCGCGAAAAAATCTGGATCAAGGACCATATCGCCCAATCGACCGGCTACGGTGGTCCCATTCTCTTTCCGGAGCATCACGAATCCCACGCCGCCTCCGCGTTCTACCCGTCGCCCTTCGATCGCGCCGCCTTCCTCACCATAGACGGCGTGGGGGAGTGGACCACCACCAGCTACGGCGTGGGGGAGGGCAACCACATCGCGATGCACGGCGAGATCCACTTCCCGCACTCGCTCGGGCTGCTTTACTCCGCCTTCACCTACTACACCGGCTTCAAGGTGAACTCCGGCGAATACAAGGTCATGGGACTCGCGCCCTACGGCGAACCGAAATACGCCCAAACCATCCTGGACGAACTGATCGACCTCAGGGAAGACGGTTCCTTCCAGATGAACATGAACTACTTCAACTACTGCGCCGGCCTCACCATGACCAACCGCCGCTTCGACGATCTCTTCGGCGGCCCGCCCCGCAAGCAGGAATCGCGCCTCACCCAGCGCGAAATGGACCTCGCCCGCTCCGTCCAGGAAGTCACCGAGGAAGCCATGCTGCGCATGGGGCGCCACGTGCACCGCGAGACCGGCTGCGAGAACCTCTGCCTCGCCGGCGGCGTCGCGCTCAACTGCGTCGCCAACGGGCGCCTGCTGCGCGAAGGTCCCTTCGATCGCCTCTGGATACAGCCCGCCGCCGGGGACGCGGGCGGCGCCATCGGGGCCGCGCTCTACGCCTGGCACCAGCACCAGGGCAAGCCGCGAACCGCCGGCCCAACGGACAGCCAGCGCGGCAGCTACCTGGGCCCGCACTATTCGAGCGAGGACATTCGGGCCTGGCTGGATGCGCAGGGCTACCCCTACACGCGCATCGAGGACGAGGACGCCTTCTCCCAGTCCGTCGCGCAGCGCATCGCGGACGAAAAGGTCGTCGGCTGGTTCCAGGGGCCCATGGAGTTCGGCCCCCGCGCGCTCGGCGGACGTTCCATCCTCGGCGACCCGCGATCCCCGCGCATGCAGGAAACCATGAACCTCAAGATCAAATTCCGCGAAAGCTTTCGCCCCTTCGCGCCCTCCGTGCTCGCCGAAGACATCGCCGAATACTTCGAGCAGGACTGCGAAAGCCCCTACATGCTGCTCGTCGCCGGCGTGCGCGAGGAACTCCGCAAGCCCATGACTGAAACCGAGCAGGCGCTCTTCGGCATCGACAAGCTCAACGTCTGCCGCTCCACGATCCCCGCCGTGACCCACGTGGACTACTCCGCGCGCATCCAGACCGTGCACGAAGACACCAACCCGCGCTACCACCGCCTCCTCACGGCCTTCAAGGCGCTCACCGGCTGCGCCGTGCTCATCAACACCTCCTTCAACGTGCGCGGCGAGCCCATCGTCTGCACCCCCCAGGACGCCTACCGCTGCTTCATGCGCACGAACATGGATTGCCTCGTGCTCGAAGACTGCATCCTTGAAAAAGCCGCCCAGCCGCCCCTCGAAGACGACGTCGACTGGCGCGCGCAATTCGAACTGGATTAA
- a CDS encoding RHS repeat-associated core domain-containing protein — protein MRLRITMTNVVLAPTAQASATLGDLSGTTPSSGTARYYATDHLGSTRGAWDASKSSVGAYEFTPFGGEYNHTGAALATLAGAYTGKPWDGTAQLFHFPYRQYSPNMARWTSRDPLGMVDGPNVYGYVSGEPVGIFDPDGRWGFVLAIFGIKIKVTGESVALFITGAAAALHIFDSLEARCRTNCTPAPPPPPQRYIPGAPVPPADTHGEEEGEPGGGASEIQLACPPSFLRP, from the coding sequence ATGCGACTACGTATCACCATGACCAATGTCGTCTTGGCGCCCACCGCGCAAGCCTCCGCCACCCTCGGCGATCTGTCGGGAACCACGCCCTCCAGCGGCACGGCCCGCTACTACGCCACGGACCACCTCGGCAGCACCCGCGGCGCCTGGGATGCCTCCAAGTCCTCCGTCGGCGCCTACGAATTCACCCCCTTCGGCGGCGAGTACAACCACACCGGCGCGGCCCTGGCGACCTTGGCCGGCGCCTACACCGGCAAGCCCTGGGACGGAACCGCGCAACTCTTCCACTTCCCCTACCGCCAATACAGCCCGAACATGGCCCGCTGGACGAGCCGGGACCCCTTGGGGATGGTCGATGGGCCGAATGTGTATGGGTATGTGTCCGGGGAACCAGTTGGTATATTCGATCCCGATGGTCGATGGGGATTCGTGCTCGCGATCTTTGGAATTAAGATCAAAGTGACGGGAGAAAGCGTAGCGCTATTTATTACTGGAGCTGCGGCCGCGCTACATATTTTTGACTCCTTGGAAGCCAGATGTAGGACGAATTGTACGCCTGCCCCACCACCTCCTCCGCAGAGGTATATTCCGGGAGCACCCGTGCCGCCAGCTGACACGCACGGAGAAGAAGAAGGTGAGCCGGGCGGTGGAGCAAGTGAAATCCAATTGGCCTGTCCTCCCAGCTTCCTAAGGCCTTGA
- a CDS encoding DUF58 domain-containing protein, giving the protein MTLEQFIRRKDFVLIPSLHRWTMWLIAFRVTALGWLAVLGWGLATSLGVSSIDKPIYIAVCAWTAPAVIAFAAGWLLRPRVAVAAAYPDRASVGQPLQIRCALQNTRRTPLYALGAGIFLPPVEFDAAPPALLPGMLPPGESAACHVQLTPRRRGLYPMPPLRAFTTFPLNLYRTPAGHGAPWQLLVLPAFHPLHQIGVPVGTRYQPGGIALTSHTGESPEYIGNRHYVPGDSIRHIDFRAWARLAQPAVREYQEEYYCRVALVLDTCTGRANPPTPEGFPEFEAAVSLTAAIADALSRGEYLIDLFAAGPELYVFRAGRHTAHFDNVLEILAAVGHTVDNPFARLAPALLDELNNISTVICVFMDWDETREHLVRAAAEAGCSLKVIVVREGEPSRPLDALHAWTRHVRQVTPDAVRRGGVEEL; this is encoded by the coding sequence GTGACCCTCGAGCAATTCATCCGGCGCAAGGATTTCGTGCTGATTCCCAGCCTCCACCGCTGGACGATGTGGCTCATCGCCTTCCGCGTCACCGCCCTGGGCTGGCTCGCCGTGCTCGGCTGGGGTCTCGCGACCTCACTCGGCGTCAGCAGCATCGACAAGCCGATCTACATCGCCGTTTGCGCGTGGACCGCGCCCGCCGTCATCGCCTTCGCCGCGGGCTGGCTGCTCCGACCGCGCGTGGCCGTCGCGGCGGCCTATCCCGACCGCGCCTCCGTGGGCCAGCCGCTCCAGATCCGGTGCGCGCTACAGAATACGCGCCGAACCCCGCTTTACGCTCTCGGCGCGGGCATCTTTCTGCCGCCCGTCGAGTTCGACGCCGCCCCGCCCGCTTTGCTTCCCGGGATGCTGCCCCCCGGCGAGTCGGCCGCGTGCCACGTCCAGCTTACGCCCCGGCGCCGCGGCCTCTACCCGATGCCGCCCCTCCGCGCCTTCACGACCTTCCCCCTCAACCTCTACCGCACGCCCGCGGGCCACGGCGCGCCCTGGCAGCTCCTCGTGCTGCCCGCCTTTCACCCGCTCCACCAGATCGGCGTGCCCGTCGGCACGCGCTACCAGCCCGGCGGCATTGCGCTCACGTCGCACACCGGCGAATCGCCCGAGTACATCGGCAACCGCCACTACGTCCCCGGCGACTCCATCCGCCACATCGACTTCCGCGCCTGGGCGCGCCTCGCCCAGCCCGCCGTCCGCGAATACCAGGAAGAATATTACTGCCGCGTCGCGCTCGTCCTCGACACCTGCACCGGGCGCGCGAACCCGCCCACCCCGGAGGGCTTTCCCGAGTTCGAGGCCGCCGTCAGCCTCACTGCGGCCATCGCCGATGCGCTCTCCCGGGGCGAGTACCTGATCGACCTTTTCGCCGCCGGCCCCGAGCTCTACGTCTTCCGCGCCGGCCGCCACACCGCGCACTTTGACAACGTCCTCGAAATCCTCGCCGCCGTGGGCCACACGGTCGACAATCCCTTCGCGCGGCTCGCTCCCGCGTTGCTGGACGAGCTGAACAATATTTCCACGGTAATCTGCGTCTTCATGGATTGGGACGAGACCCGGGAGCACCTCGTGCGCGCCGCCGCCGAGGCCGGGTGCAGCCTCAAGGTTATCGTCGTGCGGGAGGGCGAGCCCAGCCGGCCGCTCGACGCCCTCCACGCCTGGACCCGCCACGTGCGCCAGGTCACGCCGGACGCCGTGCGGCGTGGGGGAGTGGAGGAACTGTGA